A genomic stretch from Vanrija pseudolonga chromosome 6, complete sequence includes:
- the ssp1 gene encoding Serine/threonine-protein kinase ssp1, whose translation MTVHAAHPPAMSLGTHPPSPPSPTIARHHDPRHLVHGHSMLAPTPPSREHSFGSFALGRRSSHTPAAAAPPAPVPASAPMAQSLSYAGHQPELAASPKSGFLGGSVDRSASLPPVRRQGSHGDRASSTAASSASGSKSSSFIGTPRLLSRRGSQRDKAAAPVVVPASAVRSNSVKGKTLDDGAATNGGRSPSSETEVIETPQLRMDRDPETGRKMINQYLVGVDQNLQSESAERVEQRLTHWAQVLQEIGSGTHGRVRLGRDVFEAGDADIDPASPSGPGLYAIKIVDRNPRQKRLNALGRNRGAGRTDGGKLVAENEIRKELAIFKKVHHPNVVRMKEIIDDPESSKIFMVLEYCDGGEIVWKLPSGGPALTVAQTRNIFRDTLLGLEYLHHQGIIHRDIKPSNLLYSGGKVKISDFGCSHFSEALLAAAAGGEESYVNDVELAKTAGSPAFFAPEMCYSEVQDKQEPQETVPTFTIRPPSTLVDDHGERRVSTEAVPYSPGRGLPKPLVTADPQRGAVSRSQSAATIPTKPRHPITNAIDVWALGVTLYCLLFGKTPFDAPNEYLLMQVIPTAQYDVPSTMGSDHLRTSGPAEPQEAKEALDLLSRLLEKDATKRITLDQARHHPFTLRGLSDASAWLASTDLRNQSFVTVTNDEVAAAVTRGSSFRERLKRSMKSLSNRFGFLHGRNRSGSVADTGSDKGDHSGTETGGRRVASGNDAVGAAGSDGASAPAPSALARRLSLLSRDRSRAESPRPSVSHALPAHVDTSPPHGPYDGGRHLVPPTGTSSAEATPRQMPSMSSLDKFKLEASSSSSPPGMVRRPSLDIVEPRPRSGSNASSSAGSLLGAFQRNIFGRDGLNRSSRSIRSNNGRHKAGSAEDDDGAVALGTSVGSQPSAFGVGSEILRGHSYDDFPRRQSLETFESGSPSSRNLAPSPDRFGSGYEPRFRGAEVSNGYSLRRGSTLSEDIRPVMEDEEVDFDGDMPDSDDEHCSEDEYDLPLARDSFGRKIGGSHPSSFQAIPTSTADRNLSHSASDLANRARSPSDSILQRVSPPNSREMPAIFAPAYGHVLSDSAAPPPPRAPQPQSQAQSLLRSGGGVDVGRLPAASSSPHGSPKRVPPSAYRAKSPLGVIPPARSHSSPPPTTTPNTVYLDNSADSSPTPTPAGSAVPLAHPTPAPAAASLSPSAPDRFADAEEDDDDGLVLGPRRGRKGSVLSRKSSVMSRSPH comes from the exons ATGACTGTCCACGCCGCGCATCCTCCGGCCATGTCGCTCGGAACGCaccccccctcgccgccgtcgcccaccaTTGCGCGGCACCACGACCCGCGGCACCTCGTGCACGGGCACAGCATGCTCGCGCCTACCCCGCCGTCCCGCGAGCACTCGTTTGGCTCGTTTGCCCTCGGGCGCCGCTCGAGTCatacccccgccgccgccgcgcctcctGCGCCAGTGCCAGCCTCAGCGCCCATGGCCCAGTCGCTCTCGTACGCGGGCCACCAGCCAGAGCTCGCAGCGTCCCCGAAATCAGGCTTCCTCGGCGGATCGGTCGACCGCAGCGCTAGCCTCCCCCCAGTGAGGAGGCAGGGCAGCCACGGCGaccgcgcgagctcgaccgccgcgtcgtcggcgtcggggtccAAGAGCTCGAGCTTCATCGGCACGCCTAGACTCCTCTCTCGCCGCGGCTCGCAGcgcgacaaggccgccgctcccgtcgtcgtccccgcctCCGCTGTCCGCTCAAACTCGGTCAAGGGCAAGacgcttgacgacggcgcggcgaccaACGGCGGCcgatcgccgtcgtcagAAACAGAAGT GATCGAGACCCCGCAGCTCAGGATGGACCGCGACCCCGAGACGGGGCGCAAGATGATCAACCAGTACCTGGTGGGTGTCGACCAAAATCTGCAGAgcgagagcgccgagcgcgtcgagcaacGGCTGACACACTGGGCACAGGTGCTTCAGGAGATTGGGTCTGGCACGCACGGTCGCGTCCGCCTTGGTCGTGATGTCTTTGAAGCGGGCGATGCCGACATTGACCCAGCATCACCCTCTGGGCCCGGTCTCTAT GCGATCAAAATCGTCGACCGCAACCCACGACAGAAACGACTAAACGCCCTGGGCCGTAACCGTGGAGCAGGGCGCACTGATGGGGGCAAGCTCGTTGCCGAGAATGA GATCCGCAAGGAGCTCGCAATCTTCAAGAAGGTCCACCACCCCAACGTTGTGCGCATGAAGGAGATAATCGACGACCCCGAGTCGAGCAAGATCTTCATGGTGCTCGAGTACTGCGACGGTGGCGAGATTGTCTGGAAGCTACCGAGTGGCGGACCTGCCTTGACGGTTGCCCAAACCCGCAACATCTTTCGGGATACGTTGCTCGGTTTGGAGTACCTACACCACCAGGGCATTATTCATCGAGACATCAAGCCTAGCAACCTTCTCTATtccggcggcaaggtcaagaTCTCCGATTTTGGTTGCTCCCACTTCTCGGAGGCGCTACttgcggccgccgctggtggcgAGGAGTCGTATGTCAATGACGTCGAGTTGGCGAAGACTGCAGGCAGTCCAGCCTTCTTCGCGCCAGAAATGTGCTACTCTGAAGTCCAGGACAAGCAAGAGCCCCAGGAGACGGTGCCGACGTTTACGATCCGGCCACCATCGACGCTTGTCGACGACCATGGCGAGAGGAGAGTCTCCACCGAGGCTGTTCCATACTCGCCTGGGCGCGGCTTGCCAAAGCCGCTCGTCACTGCCGATCCTCAGCGCGGGGCAGTGTCGAGGTCACAGTCGGCTGCGACGATTCCCACCAAGCCACGGCACCCCATCACCAACGCTATTGATGTGTGGGCATTGGGCGTCACGCTCTACTGCTTGCTCTTTGGAAAGACGCCCTTCGACGCGCCAAACGAGTACCTCCTGATGCAGGTCATCCCGACCGCGCAGTACGATGTTCCATCGACGATGGGAAGCGATCACCTGCGGACAAGCGGCCCCGCCGAGCCCCAGGAGGCCAAGGAAGCGCTCGACTTGCTGTCCCGTCTGTTGGAGAAGGATGCCACGAAGCGCATCACTCTCGACCAGGCCAGGCACCACCCATTCACCCTGCGCGGCTTGTCCGATGCCTCGGCCTGGCTTGCCAGCACCGACCTCCGGAACCAGTCGTTTGTGACAGTCACCaatgacgaggtcgccgcagCGGTTACCCGCGGAAGTAGCTTCCGCGAACGCCTCAAGCGCAGCATGAAGTCGCTCTCGAACCGATTCGGCTTCCTACACGGAAGGAACAGGAGCGGAAGCGTTGCCGATACTGGGAGCGATAAGGGCGATCATTCTGGAACAGAAACGGGTGGTCGCCGCGTCGCATCCGGAAACGACGCCGTCGGGGCTGCCGGCTCGGACGGCGCCTCAGCCCCCGCACCTAGCGCTCTGGCCCGGAGACTCTCGCTGTTGTCGCGCGATCGGTCGCGTGCCGAATCACCGCGTCCAAGCGTGTCCCATGCACTTCCCGCCCATGTGGACACAAGCCCCCCGCACGGGCCGTACGATGGCGGCCGCCACCTCGTACCTCCGACCGGCACTTCGTCAGCCGAAGCGACGCCACGCCAGATGCCttccatgtcgtcgctggaCAAGTTCAAGCTGGaagcgtcgtcgtcgtcgtcgcccccaGGCATGGTGCGTCGCCCGTCGCTGGACATTGTTGAGCCACGTCCCCGCTCAGGGTCGaatgcgtcgtcgtctgctggCTCGTTGCTTGGTGCCTTCCAGCGCAACATTttcggccgcgacggcctcaaCAGATCGTCTCGGAGCATTAGAAGCAACAATGGTCGCCACAAGGCTGGCTcggcggaggacgacgacggtgccgtGGCGCTTGGCACTTCGGTCGGCTCTCAGCCGTCGGCGTTTGGCGTCGGGTCGGAGATCCTCCGCGGGCACAGCTACGATGACTTCCCCCGTCGGCAGAGCCTCGAGACGTTTGAGAGtgggtcgccgtcgtcgagaaacctcgcgccgagccccgaCCGCTTTGGTAGCGGTTACGAGCCGCGATTCCGTGGAGCAGAGGTCAGCAATGGCTACAGCTTGCGGCGTGGCTCGACCCTCAGCGAGGACATTCGCCCCGTcatggaggacgaggaggtcgactTTGACGGCGATATGCCCGACTCTGATGACGAGCACTGctccgaggacgagtacgactTGCCACTTGCGAGGGACAGTTTCGGCAGGAAAATAGGTGGAAGCCACCCAAGCAGCTTCCAGGCGATCCCTACCTCCACCGCCGACCGCAACCTGTCGCACTCGGCTTCGGACCTTGCCAACCGTgcccgctcgccgtccgacTCGATCCTGCAGCGCGTGTCGCCTCCCAACTCGCGCGAGATGCCGGCAATCTTTGCGCCGGCCTACGGGCATGTGCTGTCCGACTctgccgccccgccgccgccgcgagctcccCAGCCACAGTCGCAGGCGCAGTCTCTCCTCCGCTCCGGGGGTGGCGTCGATGTTGGCCGACTCCCAGCCGCATCGAGCAGCCCACATGGAAGCCCGAAACGCGtcccgccgtcggcgtacCGCGCCAAGTcgcccctcggcgtcattcccccggcgcgctcgcactCGTCTCCGCCACCTACGACGACGCCCAACACTGTTTACCTTGACAACTCTGccgactcgtcgccgaccccgacgcctGCTGGGTCTGCTGTTCCCCTAGCGCACCCcaccccggccccggccgcGGCTTCcctctcgccgtcggcacccgACCGctttgccgacgccgaggaagacgacgatgacggccTCGTGCTGGGCCCTCGCCGTGGACGCAAGGGCAGTGTTCTGAGCCGCAAGTCGAGCGTCATGAGCCGCAGCCCGCACTAG
- the treB gene encoding Neutral trehalase → MSNPTEQHVRPTLPQPKPKNVIYVDPDGEANETLPPVNAMAEDYYGGKKVYPRARTLSNAGTTGTTKSRPMTMNGETIQRNRRLSHDEVPSAPRRFLVDVEETIRLVLAQEDTDNNCQISIHDSGPKLISLGTASSNAYRTWDVRGNYMLSNLLQELALARDYGRRFIVLDEARLAENPVDRLSRMIKNSFWNALTRRIDAQGIEVAAADPKNRSRRNIARIYVPFGEDEMFEHYKGIAKEKPELKLEVIQLPKDCDDPQYVKSLNETPGILALAMKKVDGKLEALPFVVPGARFNEMYNWDSYFMALSLLVDGRLDLAMAIVEHFIFQIKHYNKVLNGNRTYYLCRSQPPFLTDLALQIFNQMDRSKMAENKEWLKRAISAAIKEYHRYWMQEPALHIGTGLSRYRPKGVGIPPETEATHFTHILQPYADKYGISVNDFIEGYNDGKIVEPGLDEYFQHDRGVRESGHDTTYRFEKKCADLVTVDLNSLLYKYEIDIASAIDCLFDDKFELEEEFELSPWPITEEAFASSERELSTSRPMNSAEWYERARVRKQRMDEYLWNDGRSMYFDYDTKKKKQSLYESVTTLWPLWAGCASETQALKTVRNAMPKFEVAGGLVSGTEESRGQISLDRPNRQWDYPYGWPPHQIMAWVGLERYGFLDDAARLAYRWVYMMTVSFVDFNGIVPEKFDVVGLSHMVDAEYGNQGIDFRFVPREGFGWMNAAYQIGLQCLTTGMRRAVATCTTPWEYFGLPTPDLPAIRRREDRAAVEEAAKKRERRPSAAGGLTFAQTLDKLRNIKIEEKGNFGPSSVAGPSGTSN, encoded by the exons ATGTCCAACCCGACCGAGCAGCATGTGCGCCCGACG ctcccccagcccaagcccaagaacGTAATCTACGTCGATCCCGATGGAGAGGCCAACGAGACGCTCCCGCCGGTCAACGCCATGGCGGAGGACTACTAcggcggcaagaaggtcTACCCCCGCGCGCGTACCCTCTCCAACGCCGgcacgacgggcacgaccAAGTCTCGCCCGATGACCATGAACGGCGAGACGATCCAGCGTAACCGCCGTCTCTcgcacgacgaggtgccttccgcgccgcgccgcttcctcgtcgacgtcgaggagacGATCCGTCTCGTTCTCGCGCAGGAGGACACCGACAACAACTGCCAGATCTCGATCCACGACTCTGGCCCCAAGCTCATCTCGCTCGGTACGGCCAGCTCCAACGCGTACCGCACGTGGGATGTGCGCGGCAACTACATGCTGTCCAACCTGCTCCaggagctcgccctcgcgcgcgactATGGCCGCCGCTTCATCGTGCTTGACGAGGCGCGTCTCGCCGAGAACCCTGTGGATCGCCTGTCGCGCATGATCAAGAATTCCTTCTGGAACGCCCTGACCCGGCGGATCGACGCACAGGGTatcgaggtggcggcggcggatccCAAGAACCGCTCCCGCCGCAACATTGCGCGTATCTACGTGCCGtttggcgaggacgagatgtTTGAGCACTACAAGGGCATTGCCAAGGAGAAGCCagagctcaagctcgaggtcaTCCAGCTGCCAAAGGACTGTGACGACCCGCAGTACGTCAAGTCGCTCAACGAGACCCCCGGTATCCTGGCCCTGGCCATGAAGaaggtcgacggcaagctcgaggcccttCCGTTCGTCGTCCCCGGTGCGCGCTTCAACGAGATGTACAACTGGGACTCGTACTTTATGGCGCTCTCGCTTcttgtcgacggccgcctcgacctcgccatgGCCATTGTCGAGCACTTCATCTTCCAGATCAAGCACTACAACAAGGTGCTCAACGGCAACCGCACATACTACCTGTGTCGTTCGCAGCCTCCTTTCCTCACCGACCTTGCGCTCCAGATCTTCAACCAGATGGACCGCAGCAAGATGGCCGAGAACAAGGAGTGGCTCAAGCGTGCCATTTCGGCCGCCATCAAGGAGTACCACCGCTACTGGATGCAGGAGCCCGCGCTCCACATTGGTACTGGTCTCTCGCGCTACCGCCCCAAGGGTGTCGGTATCCCTCCCGAGACCGAGGCGACCCACTTCACCCACATTCTCCAGCCCTACGCCGACAAGTACGGCATCTCGGTCAACGACTTTATCGAGGGCTACAACGACggcaagattgtcgagcCCGGTCTCGACGAGTACTTCCAGCACGACCGTGGTGTGCGCGAGTCGGGCCACGACACGACATACCGCTTCGAGAAGAAGtgcgccgacctcgtcacTGTCGACCTCAACTCGCTGCTGTACAAGTACGAGATTGACATTGCTTCGGCGATCGACTGCCTCTTCGACGACAAgtttgagctcgaggaggagttTGAGCTCTCGCCCTGGCCCATCACCGAGGAGGCATTTGCGTCGTCTGAGCGCGAgctctcgacctcgcgcccgaTGAACTCGGCCGAGTGGTACGAGCGTGCCCGCGTCCGCAAGCAGCGCATGGACGAGTACCTGTGGAACGACGGCCGCAGCATGTACTTTGACTACGAcacgaagaagaagaagcagtcGCTGTACGAGTCGGTCACCACCCTCTGGCCTCTGTGGGCCGGATGCGCGTCCGAGACGCAGGCGCTCAAGACGGTGCGCAACGCCATGCCCAAGTTTGAGGTCGCCGGTGGCCTGGTATCCGGTACCGAGGAGTCGCGTGGCCAGATCTCGCTCGACCGCCCGAACCGGCAGTGGGACTACCCGTACGGCTGGCCTCCACACCAGATCATGGCGTGGGTCGGTCTCGAGCGCTATGGCTTCCTGGACGACGCGGCACGCCTCGCCTACCGCTGGGTGTATATGATGACCGTGTCGTTTGTCGACTTCAACGGCATTGTGCCCGAGAAGTTTGACGTTGTCGGCCTCTCGCAcatggtcgacgccgagtaCGGCAACCAGGGCATTGACTTCCGCTTCGTCCCTCGCGAGGGCTTTGGCTGGATGAACGCGGCGTACCAGATTGGCCTGCAGTGCTTGACGACGGGCATGCGCCGTGCCGTGGCGACGTGCACCACGCCATGGGAGTACTTTGGCCTCCCTACCCCCGACCTCCCCGCGATCCGCAGGCGCGAGgaccgcgccgcggtcgaggaggcagccaagaagcgcgagcGAAGGCCTTCGGCTGCTGGCGGGCTCACGTTTGCGCAGacgctcgacaagctgcgCAACATCAAGATTGAAGAGAAGGGCAACTTTGGCCCCAGCAGCGTGGCCGGCCCGAGCGGAACGAGCAACTAG
- the CSE gene encoding Caffeoylshikimate esterase, with the protein MPLHNPVWEVVEPYAVATHLYTVADPTYGRYLLPHHPPTQALLDNPKVHHTFRRVFLKPNSAFKTWEEAYETTEIVYSENVELKEKEIKEGVKRGGRWIFYSVWEMDEPDGGWEAGGKGKDHDLILVHGLSDYGLRYAPHVLHFLKAGFRVIIPDLPSYGRSTGINSYIPSIHLLPAAVHTVLKDVVGWDLAHGRTQKQVFISGASMGGWTCLDYIYKYPPSSDSAKIVSAGDDANGGPEGNKPPRPHVAGAFVLCPMVEASKESTPPKIVQLIGQTVRAIAGALPVVKGVRGNVSDDPRVEADFFADPLCYHGLLRVGTGLSLLDGMIEVQKDAEGIDAPIRLVHGNADRATSYHGTEKLFARLPNKDKQITIYDGYEHVMLKVGIDAADDEKRQRVLADWRSWLIERCK; encoded by the exons ATGCCCCTCCACAACCCCGTATG ggaggtcgtcgagccatACGCCGTCGCAACGCACCTATACACCGTGGCCGACCCGA CCTACGGCCGGTACCTCCTGCCGCACCACCCGCCTACGCAGGCACTGCTCGACAACCCAAAGGTGCACCACACGTTCCGGCGCGTCTTCCTCAAGCCCAACTCGGCCTTCAAGACGTGGGAGGAGGCGTACGAGACCACCGAGATTGTCTACTCTGAGAAtgtcgagctcaaggagaaggaAATCAAGGAAGGTgtcaagcgcggcggccgctggATCTTCTACTCGGTCTGGGAGATGGACGAGCCGGATGGAGGCTGGGAGGcaggcggcaagggcaaggaccACGACCTGATCCTCGTCCACGGGCTGAGCGACTACGGCCTGCGGTACGCCCCGCACGTGCTCCACTTCCTCAAGGCCGGCTTTAGGGTCATCATTCCCGACCTTCCTTCG TACGGTCGCTCGACAGGCATCAACTCGTACATCCCGTCCATCCACCTCCTCCCGGCGGCCGTGCACACAGTGCTCAAGGATGTCGTCGGCTGGGACCTCGCGCACGGTAGGACGCAGAAGCAGGTGTTCATCAGCGGGGCGTCGATGGGCGGTTGGACATG CCTCGACTACATCTACAAGTACCCTCCCTCGTCTGATTCGGCCAAGATCGTcagcgcgggcgacgacgcgaacGGCGGCCCAGAGGGTAACAAGCCTCCCCGCCCGCATGTCGCTGGCGCGTTCGTGCTGTGCCCCATGGTCGAGGCGTCAAAGGAGTCGACTCCGCCCAAGATTGTCCAGCTCATCGGCCAGACTGTCCGCGCCATTGCCGGCGCCCTTCCCGTGGTGAAGGGCGTGCGAG GCAATGTTAGTGATGACCCgcgtgtcgaggccgacttCTTTGCGGACC cacTGTGCTACCATGGCCTATTGCGCGTCGGCACTGGCCTCTCGCTGCTGGATGGCATGATCGAGGTGCAaaaggacgccgaggggaTTGACGCGCCGatccgcctcgtccacggTAACGCTgaccgcgcgacgtcgtACCACGGAACCGAGAAGTTGTTTGCGCGCCTGCCAAACAAGGACAAGCAGATCACGATTTACGACGGCTACGAGCACG TCATGCTCAAG GTTGGGATTGACGCTGCCGATGATGAGAAGCGGCAGCGTGTCCTTGCCGACTGGCGCTCGTGGCTCATTGAGCGGTGCAAGTAG
- the TUB-1A gene encoding Tubulin alpha-1A chain, with amino-acid sequence MREVISLHVGQAGVQIGNACWELYTIEHGLSPDGRLLETSPSHNDDGFSTFFSETGSGKHVPRSLYVDLEPNVVDEVRTGTYRSLFHPETMITGKEDAANNYARGHYTIGKELVDSVLEQVRRLADNCSGLQGFFVFHSFGGGTGSGFGALLLERLSTDYGKKSKLEFSVYPAPKMSTSVVEPYNSVLTTHTTLEHSDCSFMVDNEAIYDICRRNLGIASPSFTNLNRLIAQVVSSITASLRFDGSLNVDLNEFQTNLVPFPRIHFPLATYAPVISAEKAFHESNSVAEMTISCFESNNQMVKCDPRQGKYMACCLLYRGDVVPKDVNAAVANVRTKRTIQFVDWCPTGFKLGICNEPPALVPGGDLAKVSRSLCMLSNTTAIATAWARLDNKFDLLYSKRAFVHWYVGEGMEEGEFSEAREDLAALEKDYEEVGIDSVDAEEEEGEY; translated from the exons ATGCGTGAGGTCATCTCG CTCCACGTCGGTCAGGCCG GTGTCCAGATCGGTAATGCGTGCTGGGAGCTCTACACCATTGAGCACGGCCTGAGC CCCGACGGTCGCCTTTTGGAAACCTCTCCTtcgcacaacgacgacggttTCTCGACCTTCTTCTCCGAGACCGGCTCGGGCAAGCATGTCCCCCGTTCGCTTTAC gtcgacctcgagcccaatgtcgttgacgaggtccGCACCGGCACCTACCGCTCGCTCTTCCACCCCGAGACCATGATCACGGGCAAGGAGGACGCTGCCAACAACTACGCCCGTGGTCACTACACCATTGGCAAGGAGCTTGTCGACTcggtcctcgagcaggtccgTCGCCTTGCCGACAACTGCTCGGGCCTCCAGGGCTTCTTCGTCTTCCACTCGTTTGGTGGTGGTACCGGCTCGGGTTTCggtgccctcctccttgagcgtctCTCGACCGACTACGGCAAGAAGTCCAAGCTCGAGTTCTCGGTCTACCCCGCCCCCAAGATGTCGACCTCGGTTGTCGAGCCCTACAACTCGGTcctcaccacccacaccaccctcGAGCACTCTGACTGTTCGTTCATGGTCGACAACGAGGC TATCTACGACATCTGCCGTCGCAACCTCGGCATTGCCTCGCCCTCGTTCACCAACCTTAACCGCCTTATCGCCCAGGTCGTCTCGTCGATCACCGCTTCGCTCCGTTTCGACGGCTCGCTCAACGTCGACTTGAACGAGTTCCAGACCAACCTGGTCCCCTTCCCCCGTATCCACTTCCCCCTGGCCACGTACGCCCCCGTCATCTCGGCCGAGAAGGCGTTCCACGAGTCCAACTCGGTTGCCGAGATGACCATCTCGTGCTTCGAGTCCAACAACCAGATGGTCAAGTGCGACCCCCGCCAGGGCAAGTACATGGCCTGCTGTCTTCTCTACCGTGGAGACGTTGTCCCCAAGGACGTCAacgctgccgtcgccaacGTCCGCACCAAGCGCACCATCCAGTTCGTCGACTGGTGCCCTACCGGCTTCAAGCTCGGTATCTGCAACGAGCCCCCTGCGCTCGTTCCCGgtggcgacctcgccaaggtctcgcgctcgctctgcATGCTCTCCAACACGACTGCCATTGCCACCGCCTGGGCCCGTCTTGACAACAAGTTCGACCTTCTCTACTCTAAGCGTGCCTTCGTCCACTGGTACGTTGGTGAGGGTATGGAGGAGGGTGAGTTCTCCGAGGCTCGTGAGGACCTTGCCGCTCTTGAGAAGGACTACGAGGAGGTTGGCATCGACtctgtcgacgccgaggaggaggagggcgagtacTAG
- the NIT4 gene encoding Bifunctional nitrilase/nitrile hydratase NIT4, with protein sequence MPPDATDSDAPPQPQPNRSNRRVHLLASTPAEWDSLIPTPDLSQTPSLPFQPSSSRTRQEQREWYAQHPVPLPHDPRPSLHARPNPSARALPPPTMVRVAAIQAAPVAYDLHKSMHKLRSLVFAARDNGAELVVLPEAFLSAYPRHLDFKIGSRTAENREWYGKYVKSSVKVPLGAEGRDWLSTSTEQRPEQDFWAFQQLAQIAKKYAIFLSVGVVEASNVGSTLWCTNLLFGPNGVLLSKHRKLQPTAAERIVWSQGEGTNPIGLKRDAEGAGAGSSDNMPVVQTSIGKVGALICWENYMPLARYLLYKKGVEIYLAPTADGRTTWLPTMQHVAMEGRCFVITANQYQAAGDFPPDYPPSVGDEVKAEKLPEVWSRGGSAIVGPLGDVLAGPLWDKEGIIYADLDLGLIDGAKLDFDPVGHYSRETLLMELLGQVGGS encoded by the exons ATGCCCCCAGACGCAACGGACAGCGacgccccgccgcagcctcAGCCCAACCGCTCCAACCGCAGAGTACACCTCCTCGCGTCGACCCCAGCAGAGTGGGACAGCCTCATCCCGACCCCCGACCTCTCCCAGACGCCGTCACTCCCCTTCCAGCCGAGCTCGTCACGCACGAGGCAAGAACAGCGCGAGTGGTACGCGCAGCACCCCGTCCCTCTCCCGCACGACCCAAGGCCATCACTGCACGCCCGTCCTAACCCCTCTGCGCGCGCcctgcccccgcccaccaTGGTCCGCGTCGCTGCGATCCAGGCCGCGCCGGTCGCGTACGACCTCCACAAGAGCATGCACAAGCTCCGCTCGCTTGTCTTCGCCGCGCGGGATAACGGCGCCGAACTCGTCGTCTTGCCCGAGGCGTTTCTGAGCGCGTACCCCCGCCATCTTGATTTCAAGATTGGCTCCCGCACCGCCGAGAACCGCGAGTGGTATGGCAAGTATGTCAAG tccTCCGTCAAGgtccccctcggcgccgaaggcCGCGACTggctctcgacctcgaccgaACAGCGCCCAGAGCAAGACTTCTGGGCGTTCCAACAGCTCGCGCAGATCGCAAAGAAGTACGCCATCTTCCTGTccgtcggcgtggtggaAGCGAGCAACGTCGGCTCAACGCTCTGGTGCACCAACCTGCTGTTCGGGCCCAACGGCGTGTTGCTGAGCAAGCACCGCAAACTCCAGCCGACCGCCGCGGAGCGCATTGTGTGGTCCCAGGGCGAGGGGACCAACCCCATCGGCCTGAAgcgcgatgccgagggcgcgggcgcggggagCAGCGATAATATGCCCGTCGTGCAGACTTCTATTGGCAAAGTCGGGGCGCTGATCTGCTGGGAGA ACTACATGCCCCTCGCCCGATACCTCCTCTACAAGAAGGGCGTCGAGATCTACCTCGCGCCCACGGCCGACGGGCGCACGACCTGGCTGCCGACGATGCAGCACGTCGCGATGGAGGGCCGCTGCTTTGTCATCACGGCAAACCAGTACCAGGCGGCCGGCGACTTTCCGCCCGATTACCCCCCctccgtcggcgacgaggtcaaggccgagaagctgCCCGAGGTTTGGAGtcgcggcgggagcgcgaTTGTCGGCCCGCTCGGGGACGTGCTGGCTGGGCCTTTGTGGGACAAGGAGGGCATCATCTACGCTGAT ctcgacctcgggctcaTCGACGGCGCAaagctcgactttgaccccGTCGGCCACTACTCGCGCGAGACGCTCCTCATGGAGCTGCTCGGCCAGGTTGGCGGCTCGTAG
- the priA_15 gene encoding Protein priA — MRRVWLLHRILVVVLLLGPRVVGQSSASTQTFYGCYSSASAPAYNLYSSFVFFGCTASLTLNPADGLAGGVRGPMTATACWAGCAGFLYAYLQGTPEPTFNCFCANNQPFTSGVGLSCGPSSFYMYSHTPAQAASHLARRKQRLLQIDAERVLVDNPYCPVGLESCRVYPDLRDESYECIRTDTELESCGGCRYGRYGPGATNMTTAPGVDCTALPGVRFGAVTCRQGQCVISGCRYGFRLRNNACLPTTQAKVRSV, encoded by the exons ATGCGGCGAGTCTGGCTCTTGCACCGTATCCTagtcgtcgtgctgctcctcggtcCAAGAGTTGTCGGCCagtcctcggcctcgacacaGACCTTCTATGGGTGCTATAGCAGCGCCTCAGCCCCG GCATACAACCTCTACTCGAGCTTCGTCTTCTTCGGCTGTACCGCATCCCTCACCCTTAACCCGGCCGACGGCCTGGCAGGAGGCGTCAGAGGCCCAATGACTGCCACGGCATGCTGGGCCGGGTGTGCGGGGTTTCTTTACGCTTATCTCCAAGGGACCCCGGAACCCACGTTCAACTGCTTCTGCGCTAACAACCAGCCATTTACCTCCGGCGTTGGACTGTCGTGCGGCCCGTCCTCATTCTACATGTACTCGCACACCCCTGCTCAGGCGGCCTCCCACCTGGCTAGGAGGAAGCAGCGCTTACTGCAGATCGACGCTGAGCGGGTGCTGGTGGATAACCCTTACTGCCCGGTTGGATTGGAGAGCTGCCGTGTCTACCCCGACCTGAGGGACGAGTCGTATGAGTGCATTAGGACAGACACGGAGCTCGAGTCGTGCGGTGGATGTCGGTATGGCCGCTACGGGCCGGGAGCTACGAACATGACGACAGCGCCTGGCGTAGA CTGTACCGCCCTCCCTGGTGTTCGTTTCGGCGCCGTTACCTGTCGACAAGGCCAGTGTGTCATCTCCGGCTGCCGCTACGGCTTCCGCCTGCGCAACAACGCCTGTCTACCCACCACTCAGGCAAAGGTCCGCAGTGTTTGA